Proteins from one Brevibacillus humidisoli genomic window:
- a CDS encoding IS1182 family transposase, which translates to MLNKQQAEGRYQISAFSLDELVPKDHLVRKIENAIDFSFIYDLVESLYCHDNGRPSVDPVVLVKIALIQYLFGIRSMRQTIKEIETNVAYRWFIGYDFSQPIPHFTTLGKNYVRRFRNTQLFESIFLRILEEAVHHGFVKPDVLFIDATHVKASANKHKYVKEIVEEQAKKYQELLDEEINQDRIAHGKKPLEKKTETSKKEVKVSTTDPDCGLFVKGEKERVFAYSFHTACDRNGFVLGAKVTPGNVHDSQVFEDVLNQVRQTFEQPQAVAVDSGYKTPYISKTLIDDQIRPVMPYTRPRTKEGFFKKYEYVYDEYFDCYICPNEQILTYETTNKDGYRIYRSNSQVCRSCPFLKQCTESKDYTKRVSRHIWADYLEEVDHLRHTEENKQIYSQRKETIERVFADMKEKHGMRWTTLRGLEKVTMQAMLVFAAMNLKKMATWLWKSGRQKVKDQNTFGIFIKLLNKRPLLFVQRGSLSAI; encoded by the coding sequence ATGCTTAATAAGCAACAGGCCGAAGGCCGTTATCAGATATCTGCATTCTCGTTAGATGAGTTGGTGCCAAAAGATCATCTCGTACGAAAAATCGAAAATGCAATCGACTTTTCATTCATCTATGACTTAGTGGAAAGCCTCTACTGTCATGACAACGGCAGACCCAGTGTTGACCCTGTAGTCTTAGTCAAAATTGCTCTCATCCAATATCTTTTTGGTATTCGTTCCATGCGGCAAACGATTAAAGAGATCGAAACCAATGTTGCCTATCGGTGGTTCATTGGCTATGACTTCAGTCAGCCCATTCCCCATTTCACGACCCTAGGCAAGAACTATGTTCGCCGTTTTCGGAATACTCAACTCTTCGAGTCGATCTTCCTTCGAATATTGGAAGAGGCGGTACATCATGGATTCGTGAAGCCTGACGTGCTTTTCATCGATGCTACGCATGTAAAAGCCAGTGCGAATAAGCATAAATACGTGAAAGAAATCGTTGAAGAACAAGCCAAGAAATATCAAGAGCTACTGGACGAAGAAATCAATCAGGATCGTATTGCACATGGAAAGAAGCCCCTTGAAAAAAAGACAGAAACTTCGAAGAAGGAGGTGAAGGTCAGCACAACTGACCCGGATTGCGGATTGTTTGTAAAGGGGGAAAAGGAACGTGTATTTGCCTATAGTTTTCATACGGCATGTGATCGAAATGGATTTGTGCTTGGCGCAAAGGTAACGCCAGGCAATGTGCATGACAGTCAGGTTTTTGAGGATGTTTTGAATCAAGTGCGACAGACGTTCGAACAACCTCAGGCTGTGGCGGTGGACTCCGGATACAAGACGCCTTACATCAGTAAAACACTGATTGATGACCAGATTCGCCCCGTTATGCCCTACACAAGACCACGCACCAAAGAAGGTTTTTTTAAAAAGTACGAATATGTGTATGATGAATATTTCGACTGCTACATCTGCCCGAACGAGCAAATCTTAACATATGAGACAACAAACAAGGATGGGTACCGTATCTATCGATCAAATTCTCAAGTTTGCCGAAGTTGTCCGTTTTTGAAACAATGCACGGAAAGTAAAGACTACACAAAGAGAGTGAGTCGCCACATCTGGGCTGATTACCTCGAAGAGGTAGACCACCTCCGGCATACCGAGGAAAACAAACAGATCTATAGCCAACGGAAAGAAACGATTGAACGTGTATTCGCTGATATGAAGGAAAAGCATGGCATGCGTTGGACGACCTTACGAGGACTGGAGAAGGTCACGATGCAGGCGATGCTTGTTTTCGCTGCCATGAACTTAAAAAAAATGGCGACCTGGCTATGGAAATCAGGTCGCCAAAAGGTGAAGGATCAAAACACCTTCGGTATTTTCATCAAATTATTAAACAAACGCCCTCTGCTGTTCGTTCAGCGAGGGAGTTTGTCTGCAATCTGA
- a CDS encoding DMT family transporter translates to MDKPAFPPYFALLIGVISISFSAIFVKLASAPAPIIATYRLLFSVLLILPTLLVAKGVITEIAGISRKIWLLSLLSGAFLASHFLLWFESLRFTSVASSTVLVTLQPLFAFVGGYFLFGERLHPAAVVGGVLAIGGSFVIGWGDFQIGGEALFGDILALLGAATVTVYWLIGQYVRKALSLTAYTLVVYSASSICLLAYDLLFGYSLVGYPAADWGWFFLLALIPTLFGHSIFNWVIRWIPTSTVSMSILGEPVGTAILAYLILDEVVTIPQYIGGGIILLGIYLFMRWNTMIKEEKTDEQISPSTQNSA, encoded by the coding sequence ATGGATAAACCAGCATTTCCGCCTTATTTCGCACTCCTGATCGGCGTTATTTCCATCTCCTTTTCCGCCATTTTCGTCAAGCTGGCGTCCGCTCCCGCTCCGATTATCGCCACCTATCGCCTGCTGTTCTCGGTTCTGTTGATCCTGCCGACGCTGCTGGTTGCCAAAGGTGTGATCACGGAAATAGCGGGAATCAGTCGAAAGATATGGCTGCTCAGCCTCCTCTCGGGCGCATTTCTGGCCTCTCATTTCCTGCTGTGGTTTGAATCGCTTCGCTTTACCTCTGTAGCCAGCTCAACCGTTCTGGTTACCCTGCAGCCGTTATTTGCTTTTGTCGGCGGCTATTTTTTGTTTGGTGAACGGCTTCACCCCGCCGCAGTGGTAGGGGGCGTTCTGGCGATTGGCGGCAGTTTTGTGATCGGCTGGGGCGACTTTCAGATTGGCGGTGAAGCCCTGTTTGGCGATATTCTGGCTTTGTTGGGGGCTGCAACGGTAACTGTTTACTGGCTGATCGGCCAATACGTGCGCAAAGCGTTGTCGCTGACCGCCTACACCCTGGTGGTGTACAGTGCCAGCAGTATCTGTCTGCTTGCTTACGATCTATTATTTGGCTACTCGCTTGTGGGATACCCGGCGGCAGACTGGGGCTGGTTCTTTTTGTTGGCGTTGATTCCCACCCTGTTTGGCCACTCGATCTTCAACTGGGTGATTCGGTGGATTCCAACCTCGACTGTTTCCATGAGCATATTGGGGGAGCCGGTCGGTACCGCCATTCTTGCCTATCTGATCCTGGATGAGGTGGTCACCATCCCGCAATATATCGGCGGCGGGATCATCTTGTTGGGCATCTACCTGTTTATGCGATGGAACACCATGATAAAGGAGGAGAAGACCGATGAACAAATCTCCCCATCAACGCAAAACTCTGCGTGA
- the polA gene encoding DNA polymerase I, with protein MSHFVIVDGNSVANRAFYALPLLSTTGGLHTNAVLGFTTMLLKVLEEMKPTHLLVAFDAGKVVFRHSEYTEYKGGRAKTPPELSEQFPLIRELLDAFSIKRFELEGYEADDIIGTLTRQSDEQGLATTVITGDKDMLQLVSDHVKVALTRKGVSEIELYTANEIEQKYGLTPRQIIDLKGLMGDSSDNIPGVPGVGEKTAMKLLHQYGTVEEVLAHIDQVSGKKLQENLRNNVEQAKLSKSLATIMRDAPVEIAVDDVVYPGYDPQKVVDCFRRFEFKSLLTKVKGADDAPAYAEGADSTEVDRPFSYETVSVERLDEYTKKLCSPMSLYVELDGDSYHRAPLLGYALACDDTALFVPVEVAERWEAFQDWLADEQQIKWVFDGKRDTIALQWNGARMFGIGFDLYLASYLMNASESNPSLSDIAAQYASVSLASDEDVYGKGAKRAIPDPQTLSEHVARKALAIWQSVPTIQKELKQNRLEELLSEIEAPLSLVLARMESFGVKVDRERLQQMGQELDRKLEELTEQIYELAGETFNINSPKQLGEILYDRLGLPVYKKTKTGPSTSADVLEKLAPHHPIVETILHFRQLGKLRSTYIEGLLKEIHPKTGKVHTRFNQATTATGRLSSTEPNLQNIPIRLEEGRKIREAFVPSESGWYMLSADYSQIELRVLAHISRDENLIDAFNEGMDIHTRTAMDVFGVAEDEVTSLMRRQAKAVNFGIVYGISDYGLSQNLNITRKEAGEFIERYFSVFAGVKRYMEEVVEKAKQDGYVTTLLHRRRYLPDIKSSNYNIRSFAERTAMNTPIQGTAADIIKLAMVRMKERLEQEQLASRMLLQVHDELVFEVPEDELDIMQKLVPEVMESALALNVPLKVDVHYGRTWYDAK; from the coding sequence ATGAGCCATTTCGTGATTGTTGACGGGAATAGTGTGGCCAACCGAGCGTTTTATGCACTGCCGCTTTTGTCTACGACAGGCGGTTTGCACACCAACGCCGTTCTTGGCTTTACGACCATGCTGTTAAAAGTGCTGGAGGAGATGAAACCGACACACCTGCTGGTCGCCTTTGATGCAGGCAAGGTGGTGTTTCGACACAGCGAATATACAGAGTACAAGGGGGGGCGGGCAAAGACCCCGCCGGAGCTGTCTGAACAGTTTCCGCTGATCCGCGAACTGCTTGACGCGTTTTCGATCAAGCGATTTGAGTTGGAAGGATATGAAGCGGACGACATCATCGGTACGCTGACCCGGCAGAGTGACGAACAGGGGCTTGCGACCACGGTGATCACCGGTGACAAAGATATGCTTCAGCTTGTCTCCGATCACGTCAAGGTGGCGCTTACCCGAAAAGGTGTCAGTGAGATTGAGTTGTATACAGCCAACGAGATTGAACAGAAATACGGACTGACACCAAGACAGATCATCGACTTGAAAGGGTTGATGGGTGACAGCTCTGATAATATCCCCGGTGTGCCAGGCGTCGGGGAAAAAACGGCCATGAAACTGCTCCACCAATACGGCACAGTCGAAGAGGTACTGGCTCACATCGACCAGGTCTCCGGAAAAAAACTGCAGGAAAATCTGCGAAATAACGTCGAACAGGCCAAGCTGAGCAAATCACTGGCCACGATTATGCGTGATGCCCCTGTGGAGATCGCTGTAGACGATGTTGTATATCCTGGCTACGATCCACAGAAAGTGGTCGATTGTTTCAGACGTTTTGAATTCAAGTCATTATTGACCAAGGTAAAGGGTGCTGATGATGCCCCTGCGTACGCTGAAGGAGCAGACAGCACAGAGGTGGACAGGCCCTTTTCCTACGAGACGGTGTCAGTTGAGAGATTGGACGAGTATACGAAGAAGCTCTGTTCACCGATGAGCCTCTATGTTGAACTGGATGGGGACAGCTACCATCGTGCCCCGCTGCTTGGATATGCGTTGGCCTGTGATGATACCGCGCTGTTTGTTCCTGTGGAGGTGGCGGAGCGCTGGGAAGCATTTCAAGATTGGTTGGCAGATGAGCAGCAGATCAAGTGGGTCTTCGACGGAAAACGGGACACGATCGCTCTTCAATGGAACGGGGCCCGGATGTTTGGTATTGGTTTTGACCTTTATCTAGCTTCATACCTGATGAACGCCTCCGAGAGCAATCCCAGCCTGAGCGATATTGCTGCCCAATACGCCAGCGTCAGCCTGGCATCTGACGAAGACGTCTACGGGAAGGGTGCGAAACGGGCCATCCCCGATCCGCAGACTCTCAGTGAGCACGTAGCCCGCAAAGCGTTGGCGATCTGGCAAAGTGTCCCGACGATACAAAAAGAATTGAAGCAGAATAGATTGGAAGAGCTGCTGTCTGAGATTGAGGCACCGCTCAGCCTGGTATTGGCCCGGATGGAATCATTCGGTGTCAAAGTGGACCGCGAACGTCTGCAGCAGATGGGGCAGGAGCTGGACCGTAAACTGGAGGAGCTGACCGAACAGATCTATGAACTGGCCGGTGAGACGTTTAACATCAATTCGCCCAAACAGCTGGGAGAGATCCTGTACGACAGACTAGGTCTGCCGGTCTACAAAAAAACCAAGACAGGACCGTCTACCAGTGCTGATGTGCTGGAAAAACTGGCTCCTCACCATCCGATTGTGGAGACGATCTTGCATTTCCGGCAACTGGGCAAGCTGCGCTCTACCTACATTGAAGGACTGCTCAAAGAGATCCACCCCAAGACGGGCAAGGTGCATACCCGCTTCAATCAAGCGACTACCGCAACCGGCCGATTGAGCAGCACGGAGCCTAATTTGCAGAACATCCCGATCCGATTGGAAGAGGGACGGAAGATTCGCGAAGCGTTCGTACCGTCCGAGTCAGGTTGGTACATGCTGTCCGCCGACTACTCTCAGATCGAGCTTCGGGTGCTTGCCCATATTTCAAGAGATGAAAATCTGATTGACGCCTTTAACGAGGGAATGGACATCCATACCCGCACAGCCATGGATGTATTTGGGGTGGCGGAAGATGAGGTAACCTCACTGATGCGCCGGCAAGCCAAGGCGGTCAACTTTGGCATTGTGTACGGAATCAGTGATTACGGTTTGTCACAAAATCTGAACATCACCCGCAAGGAAGCAGGGGAGTTTATCGAACGCTACTTTTCCGTCTTTGCTGGAGTAAAGCGCTATATGGAGGAAGTGGTCGAAAAGGCCAAACAGGACGGCTACGTCACCACTTTGCTGCATCGTCGCCGCTATCTGCCGGACATCAAAAGCAGCAACTACAACATCCGTTCGTTTGCCGAACGGACAGCGATGAACACGCCCATACAAGGAACGGCTGCTGACATCATCAAACTGGCGATGGTGCGGATGAAGGAGCGGCTGGAACAAGAGCAGTTGGCCAGCCGCATGCTGCTGCAGGTGCATGACGAGTTGGTGTTTGAAGTACCGGAAGATGAATTGGACATCATGCAAAAGCTGGTACCCGAGGTGATGGAAAGTGCGCTTGCCCTCAATGTGCCGCTGAAAGTAGACGTTCACTATGGACGCACCTGGTATGATGCAAAATAG
- a CDS encoding ABC-2 transporter permease, with protein sequence MYNLLLKEWIISKTTIAINMTLLLVTSLVTSDGQVPIYLPIIFGCVFIFGNSFQEYKNNSEVLVNSLPVSRPQIVASKYLASLLFGAVVTSFAAVLNMLLPVFAVYEMLHIVLSISLIGLFAAVYFPLYYLLGPRFIQYGFLALMLLCITVLPMVVNLGVKNGFWGLAAVFEQVSPALLSLAFLGVATVLLLVSWVISVRLYLRKEF encoded by the coding sequence ATGTACAACTTGCTTTTGAAAGAATGGATCATCAGCAAAACGACGATAGCCATCAACATGACGCTGCTGCTTGTGACCAGCCTGGTGACCAGCGACGGGCAAGTACCGATCTATTTGCCGATTATCTTTGGGTGTGTGTTTATTTTCGGCAATAGTTTTCAAGAGTATAAGAACAATAGTGAAGTACTGGTCAATAGTCTCCCGGTCAGCCGGCCGCAAATCGTCGCATCCAAGTATCTCGCTTCCTTGCTTTTCGGAGCAGTGGTCACCAGCTTCGCTGCCGTTTTAAACATGTTGCTGCCTGTTTTCGCGGTGTATGAGATGCTTCACATCGTACTTAGCATCAGTCTCATCGGTCTGTTTGCAGCCGTATACTTTCCGCTTTACTATCTGCTGGGACCCAGGTTTATCCAGTATGGCTTTCTCGCCTTGATGCTGCTATGTATCACAGTTCTTCCCATGGTGGTCAATCTAGGGGTGAAAAATGGTTTCTGGGGACTCGCAGCCGTATTTGAACAGGTTTCTCCCGCTCTGCTCTCTCTCGCCTTCCTCGGAGTGGCAACGGTCCTGCTGCTGGTATCCTGGGTCATCTCCGTCCGCCTCTATCTGCGAAAGGAGTTTTAA
- the pnpS gene encoding two-component system histidine kinase PnpS, whose protein sequence is MTRFRLKLTLTLLGLISIILILMGVFFAKVLERSYMNTLTDLLRKEALLISEAIHAPEIFYNQDLLTQRVENFSESVEARVTVIDQFGSVIADTDSDPEQMENHADRPEFRGALSGNAEVSRRFSETLEYDMVYVAVPVLNDGEVIGAVRSAMSMEGVTNSIHQMWYSLVTGLLITLIVASLASARISKGITQPIEEITRVARNITQRQFQSRVKLKARDEIGQLAGAINFMASSLEQQMYEISENQQRLTGVLTNMTSGVMFVTENRRIMLVNPAIEAMLGTRQQDLVGRLHIEAGKNFGLSQFIDRCIDTGERVREEVHIYYPQERILDVNIAPYINSKGEHRGVVVVLHDITGIRRLEKMRSDFVANVSHELRTPITSIKGFTETLLDGAMHEEETARHFLQIISDESDRLYRLITDILDLSKIEQRRIALHLTTVNVQEIMEEIASLVQEQLVRKQLTLTLPSESNPFIQSDKDALRQILLNLVANAIAYTPEGGRIDLQIERKEHTVDLKVSDTGIGIPEKEISRIFERFYRIDKARSRDSGGTGLGLAIVKHLVENLQGHISVESKEGAGSTFTVTLPEQPLIEGAS, encoded by the coding sequence GTGACTCGCTTTCGCCTAAAACTAACCCTGACATTATTGGGTCTTATCTCGATCATCCTGATTCTGATGGGTGTTTTCTTCGCGAAGGTGCTGGAGCGCTCCTACATGAACACGCTGACCGACCTTCTGCGAAAAGAAGCATTGCTGATTTCGGAAGCGATTCACGCTCCCGAAATTTTTTATAACCAGGACCTGTTGACGCAACGGGTGGAAAACTTCTCAGAGTCGGTAGAAGCGCGAGTGACGGTGATCGATCAATTCGGATCGGTCATCGCGGACACCGATTCCGATCCGGAGCAGATGGAGAACCATGCTGATCGACCTGAATTCCGTGGAGCCCTCTCCGGGAACGCGGAAGTGTCCCGGCGCTTTAGCGAAACACTGGAGTATGACATGGTTTATGTAGCGGTGCCAGTACTCAACGACGGAGAAGTAATTGGGGCTGTACGATCGGCGATGTCGATGGAAGGCGTGACAAACTCGATTCATCAGATGTGGTACAGCCTGGTTACGGGTCTATTGATCACATTGATCGTGGCTTCACTGGCGAGCGCGCGAATATCCAAGGGGATTACCCAGCCGATCGAGGAGATTACCCGTGTCGCCCGCAACATCACACAGCGACAGTTTCAGAGCCGAGTGAAGCTGAAAGCGCGTGACGAGATCGGTCAGCTGGCCGGAGCGATTAACTTCATGGCTTCCAGCCTGGAACAGCAGATGTACGAGATATCGGAGAATCAACAGAGGCTGACCGGTGTGCTCACCAACATGACCAGCGGAGTAATGTTTGTCACTGAAAACCGGAGGATTATGCTGGTTAACCCGGCAATTGAGGCGATGCTGGGGACGCGTCAGCAAGATCTGGTGGGTCGATTGCACATCGAAGCCGGCAAAAACTTTGGGCTCAGCCAGTTTATTGACAGATGCATCGACACGGGAGAACGGGTTCGCGAAGAAGTGCACATCTACTACCCGCAAGAACGGATATTGGACGTAAACATTGCACCGTACATCAACAGCAAGGGTGAACACAGAGGCGTAGTGGTCGTCCTTCATGACATCACCGGGATTCGCAGGCTGGAGAAGATGCGCAGCGACTTCGTGGCCAATGTCTCGCATGAACTGCGGACTCCGATCACATCGATCAAAGGCTTTACAGAGACTTTGCTCGATGGAGCGATGCACGAGGAGGAGACGGCCCGCCATTTTCTACAGATCATCTCTGACGAGAGTGACCGGCTCTATCGCCTGATAACGGATATTCTCGATCTGTCTAAGATCGAGCAGCGTAGAATCGCCCTCCATCTGACCACTGTCAATGTGCAGGAGATTATGGAGGAAATCGCCTCACTTGTTCAGGAGCAGTTGGTACGAAAACAATTGACTCTGACCTTGCCGAGCGAATCCAATCCGTTTATCCAGAGCGACAAGGACGCTTTACGGCAGATTTTGCTCAACCTAGTGGCCAATGCTATTGCCTATACGCCGGAGGGGGGCAGAATTGACCTGCAGATCGAGCGGAAGGAGCACACTGTTGATCTCAAGGTCAGCGATACCGGGATCGGCATACCGGAAAAGGAGATCAGCCGGATCTTCGAGCGTTTTTACCGCATCGACAAGGCGCGCTCACGCGACTCGGGAGGTACTGGTCTGGGGCTGGCTATCGTCAAGCACCTGGTGGAGAACCTTCAGGGTCATATCTCCGTCGAGAGCAAAGAAGGGGCCGGATCTACGTTTACTGTCACTCTGCCCGAACAGCCGTTGATTGAAGGTGCATCATAA
- a CDS encoding response regulator transcription factor, which produces MTKILVVDDEPSIVKLLQFNLEKSGFEVITASDGKQGLEMAYQEKPDFIVLDLMLPKMDGMDVCKALRQDRINTPILMLTAKDDELDKILGLELGADDYLTKPFSPREVVARVKAILRRTQVAVRSDADEDVMLQFGNIRLYPDKYEVYRGEEKVELTPKEFELLHYLASHQGRVLTRDQLLNAVWNYDFVGDSRIVDVHISHLREKLEEDTKNPRYIKTVRGLGYKLES; this is translated from the coding sequence GTGACGAAGATCTTGGTTGTCGACGACGAACCATCGATTGTCAAGCTGTTGCAGTTTAATCTGGAAAAGTCCGGGTTTGAAGTGATAACCGCGTCAGACGGCAAACAGGGATTGGAGATGGCGTATCAGGAGAAACCTGACTTTATCGTTCTTGATCTGATGCTGCCAAAGATGGACGGGATGGACGTATGCAAAGCGCTGCGTCAGGATCGAATCAACACCCCAATCTTGATGCTCACGGCGAAAGATGACGAACTGGACAAAATTCTCGGCTTGGAGCTTGGAGCGGATGACTATCTGACCAAGCCATTCAGTCCGCGGGAGGTTGTAGCCCGCGTCAAGGCAATCCTCCGGCGAACACAGGTGGCGGTACGGTCCGATGCGGATGAAGACGTGATGCTTCAGTTTGGCAATATCCGGCTCTATCCAGACAAGTACGAAGTGTATCGCGGTGAGGAAAAGGTGGAGCTGACTCCGAAAGAGTTTGAACTGCTTCACTATCTGGCCAGCCATCAGGGACGGGTACTGACCCGCGACCAACTGCTGAATGCTGTCTGGAATTACGATTTTGTCGGCGATTCCCGAATTGTTGATGTTCATATCAGCCATTTGAGGGAAAAGCTAGAAGAAGATACAAAGAATCCACGCTACATTAAAACGGTCCGTGGTCTCGGTTACAAACTGGAAAGCTGA
- a CDS encoding GntR family transcriptional regulator, with product MNIMISNASKEPIYEQIKNQIIQSILRNELKEGDPLPSMRRLAQELRISVITTKRAYEELESEGFITSIVGKGSFVASQNSSILREKRLTAIEQSLAEIVQQSKRYHISLEELKQMLDLLYQEGS from the coding sequence ATGAATATTATGATCTCCAACGCTTCCAAGGAGCCGATTTATGAACAAATAAAAAATCAGATCATCCAGAGCATTTTGCGCAATGAACTGAAGGAAGGCGACCCGCTCCCTTCGATGCGACGACTGGCCCAGGAGCTCCGGATTAGCGTGATCACGACGAAAAGGGCTTATGAGGAACTGGAATCGGAAGGGTTTATCACCTCCATCGTCGGAAAAGGTTCGTTTGTTGCGTCCCAAAACAGCAGCATCCTGCGGGAAAAACGTCTCACTGCAATCGAACAAAGCCTGGCCGAGATTGTACAGCAAAGCAAACGATACCATATCAGTCTTGAGGAACTTAAACAGATGCTAGACTTGTTGTACCAGGAGGGATCATAG
- the phoU gene encoding phosphate signaling complex protein PhoU, with product MTRHVFEEQLDLLHRNLMAMGTLVEEAIHKAIKSLMEKDSKLAEEVISGDSKINELEQQIEAGCFQLIALQQPVGSDLRRVGTMLKLVTDLERMGDHAVSISKTTRRLMNESFPKQVANIPEMADHVKAMVRDSLNAYIAQDKQLAEEVAARDDIVDKFYSNMFRELVNEMGTQEQTFAQGMQLLLVAQYLERIADHVTNICEWIFYMSTGQMTDLNK from the coding sequence GTGACAAGGCATGTGTTCGAAGAACAGCTCGATCTTCTCCACCGCAACTTGATGGCAATGGGAACGCTGGTGGAAGAGGCCATTCATAAAGCGATTAAAAGTTTAATGGAGAAAGACAGCAAACTAGCTGAGGAGGTTATATCGGGCGACAGCAAGATTAACGAACTGGAGCAGCAGATAGAGGCTGGCTGTTTCCAATTGATTGCCCTGCAGCAACCGGTAGGCAGCGATTTGCGCCGGGTCGGAACCATGTTGAAACTGGTGACCGATCTGGAGCGGATGGGTGATCACGCTGTTTCCATCTCCAAGACCACACGTCGACTGATGAACGAATCGTTTCCCAAACAGGTGGCCAATATTCCGGAGATGGCTGACCACGTCAAGGCAATGGTTCGCGACAGCTTGAACGCCTACATCGCCCAAGACAAACAATTGGCAGAAGAGGTAGCGGCTCGCGATGATATCGTCGACAAGTTTTACTCCAATATGTTCCGTGAACTGGTTAATGAGATGGGTACACAGGAGCAGACGTTTGCCCAAGGGATGCAGCTTTTGCTGGTAGCCCAATACCTGGAGAGAATTGCTGACCACGTGACCAATATCTGCGAATGGATTTTTTATATGTCCACGGGGCAGATGACAGACTTGAACAAGTAA